The following proteins are encoded in a genomic region of Vibrio taketomensis:
- the secF gene encoding protein translocase subunit SecF translates to MTKMSKLTKWRHAGTLLSCFFIIASIFMLATKGLNYGLDFTGGMISEVRLDQTLTGPQIQAKLEAALHQPVSVVSTGDQGQWMLRYAAPENLQQQPEIKPLLESFSKHVEMINVSLVGPQVGQELAEQGGLAVLITLMVILAYLSFRFEWRLASGALLALLHDVFILLGFFAFTGLEFNLTVLAALLAVLGYSLNDSIIISDRIRELLKANVKLPIAELNNQAILNTLSRTLITSGTTLISVVSLWLLGGEPLYGFSVTMFIGIVAGTWSTMTIATIIPEVAKLGPQHYAPEVISDAP, encoded by the coding sequence ATGACTAAAATGAGCAAACTAACTAAATGGCGTCATGCCGGCACTCTGCTATCGTGCTTTTTTATTATTGCATCGATCTTCATGCTGGCGACCAAAGGCCTTAACTATGGTCTAGATTTTACCGGCGGTATGATCAGCGAAGTACGCCTCGACCAGACACTGACAGGCCCACAAATTCAAGCAAAATTGGAAGCGGCGCTACACCAACCGGTATCGGTCGTATCGACTGGTGATCAAGGCCAATGGATGCTTCGCTACGCGGCACCGGAAAACCTACAACAGCAACCTGAGATCAAGCCACTACTCGAGAGCTTTTCTAAACACGTTGAAATGATTAACGTTAGTTTAGTGGGTCCACAGGTAGGCCAAGAATTAGCTGAGCAAGGTGGCTTGGCGGTACTTATCACCCTAATGGTGATTCTGGCTTACCTAAGCTTCCGCTTTGAATGGCGTTTAGCATCAGGTGCTTTGCTGGCACTGCTACATGACGTATTCATTTTGCTTGGTTTCTTCGCTTTTACTGGTTTGGAGTTCAACCTAACCGTATTGGCGGCACTGTTGGCGGTGCTGGGTTACTCGCTCAATGACTCGATCATCATCTCTGACCGTATTCGTGAGTTGCTTAAAGCCAATGTGAAACTGCCAATTGCTGAGCTAAACAACCAGGCGATTCTTAATACGCTATCACGTACATTAATCACCTCTGGCACAACATTGATTTCTGTCGTATCGCTATGGCTACTTGGTGGTGAACCACTATACGGTTTCTCAGTCACCATGTTTATCGGTATTGTGGCAGGTACTTGGTCAACCATGACTATCGCCACCATTATTCCTGAAGTGGCAAAACTAGGTCCTCAGCACTACGCACCAGAAGTGATTTCTGATGCACCTTAG
- a CDS encoding coniferyl aldehyde dehydrogenase, with translation MEKVVDLNRWQKAHVKSQAELKTLFEELGALYQTEPFADVNKRLARLEQLKLALLRHQADLEKALSEDFGYRSEFDSVICDLLPAIEHINYTAKHLSKWMKPSGRRAGLMLSPSKLEVVYQPLGVIGVIVPWNFPIFLSIGPIATAIAAGNRVMVKLSEYTPATNQILSQILATLESHVFVVEGEVDIAQYFSQLPFDHLLFTGSTTVGRLVAQQAAKNLTPVTLELGGKSPVIIAPDANLSKAVDTILMAKSLNAGQICVAPDYVLLPETLQQEFIDLYLERFKQLFLTTSRPMTSIINQRQYDRLQGYIEEAKEKGATIHTLDWLTEERVMLPHLITNLSDGMAVMNEEIFGPILPIVGYRHIHQVFEYIENKPRPLAMYLMSQDKALIEQVRNQTHSGGLCINDALMHVSAKDAPFGGIGQSGMGHYHGIEGFRTFSKAKTVLTTPYWLPRSRYLMEYQDKFKHLLSRFLLR, from the coding sequence ATGGAAAAGGTCGTCGATCTCAATCGCTGGCAAAAGGCCCACGTAAAATCGCAAGCAGAGCTCAAAACATTGTTTGAAGAACTCGGTGCGCTTTATCAGACGGAGCCTTTTGCTGATGTGAACAAGCGTCTTGCGAGATTGGAGCAACTAAAACTGGCGTTGTTGCGCCATCAAGCTGATTTAGAGAAAGCCCTTAGCGAAGATTTTGGTTATCGCTCCGAGTTCGATAGCGTGATTTGTGATTTGTTGCCTGCCATCGAGCATATCAATTATACCGCGAAACATTTGAGCAAATGGATGAAGCCCTCTGGACGCCGAGCCGGTTTAATGCTCAGCCCGTCAAAACTTGAAGTGGTGTATCAGCCACTGGGTGTGATCGGGGTGATTGTGCCATGGAATTTTCCAATATTTCTTAGCATAGGGCCAATCGCAACGGCCATTGCAGCGGGTAACCGAGTGATGGTGAAGTTGAGTGAGTATACACCTGCTACCAATCAAATCTTAAGCCAAATTCTGGCAACGCTTGAATCCCACGTATTTGTTGTTGAAGGTGAAGTGGACATTGCGCAGTACTTCTCTCAACTGCCATTTGATCATTTATTGTTTACTGGGTCGACAACAGTCGGTCGCTTGGTTGCACAACAGGCGGCGAAGAACCTGACACCAGTCACGCTTGAATTAGGCGGTAAATCACCGGTGATCATCGCGCCAGATGCGAATTTAAGCAAAGCTGTTGATACAATTTTAATGGCAAAATCGCTGAATGCGGGGCAAATCTGTGTAGCACCTGACTATGTGCTGTTGCCAGAAACGTTGCAGCAGGAGTTTATTGACCTCTATTTAGAGCGGTTTAAGCAGCTCTTTTTAACGACTTCGCGCCCAATGACAAGCATCATTAATCAACGCCAGTATGACCGTTTACAAGGATATATCGAGGAAGCCAAGGAAAAAGGGGCGACCATCCATACACTTGATTGGTTAACGGAGGAGCGAGTAATGCTCCCGCACTTGATTACTAACTTAAGTGATGGGATGGCGGTGATGAATGAAGAGATTTTCGGACCGATATTGCCCATCGTCGGTTATCGTCATATTCATCAAGTGTTCGAATATATCGAGAATAAGCCAAGACCATTAGCGATGTACCTGATGAGTCAAGACAAAGCATTGATTGAACAAGTACGTAATCAAACCCACAGCGGCGGTCTATGTATTAACGATGCGCTAATGCATGTGTCTGCGAAGGATGCGCCATTTGGCGGTATCGGACAATCGGGTATGGGGCACTATCATGGCATTGAAGGTTTTCGCACCTTTTCTAAAGCCAAAACCGTATTGACCACGCCATATTGGTTACCTCGCAGTCGTTACTTGATGGAATATCAAGACAAGTTTAAGCACCTGCTTTCTCGTTTCTTGCTGCGTTAA
- a CDS encoding pyruvate, water dikinase regulatory protein, with the protein MQNNSQRRDVFYVSDGTAITCETLGHVVLGQFSFTPNEKTFPFVESEEKLNNVLKELHVSYARSGEKPLVFFSIVVPELKTLLLEAPAHCYDVLESVVQKVERDTQLTPVPKMQRSRSVGKDSDSYFDRIAAIEYTLAHDDGITLKGLEKADIILLGVSRSGKTPTSLYMAMQFGLRVVNYPFIEEDIQRLRLLPEFEIHRHKLFGLTIDAERLTEIRESRLAGSDYASTEQCLAELAGVEALFRREAIPYINTSRLSVEEISTRILEKSGLRRRLL; encoded by the coding sequence ATGCAAAACAATAGTCAAAGACGTGATGTATTCTACGTTTCTGATGGTACAGCCATAACATGTGAAACTTTAGGGCACGTTGTTCTGGGTCAATTTTCTTTCACGCCAAATGAAAAAACCTTTCCCTTTGTGGAAAGTGAGGAAAAGTTGAACAATGTGTTAAAAGAGCTGCATGTGTCTTATGCGCGTAGTGGGGAAAAGCCTTTAGTGTTTTTCTCTATTGTGGTGCCCGAATTAAAGACATTGCTACTGGAGGCTCCGGCTCATTGTTACGATGTTCTTGAGAGTGTGGTGCAAAAAGTTGAGCGAGATACGCAATTAACGCCGGTGCCAAAAATGCAGCGCTCACGTAGTGTGGGTAAAGATTCTGATAGCTATTTTGATCGCATAGCAGCCATTGAATATACCTTGGCTCATGATGACGGCATTACCCTCAAAGGGCTGGAAAAAGCCGACATCATTTTGCTTGGTGTGTCACGCAGCGGAAAAACACCGACCAGTCTCTACATGGCGATGCAGTTTGGTTTAAGGGTGGTGAATTACCCGTTTATTGAAGAAGACATTCAGCGTTTACGACTGTTGCCGGAGTTTGAGATTCATCGCCACAAGCTATTCGGGCTCACCATTGATGCAGAGCGTTTAACTGAGATTCGCGAGAGTCGATTGGCGGGGAGTGACTATGCAAGTACAGAGCAATGCTTGGCTGAGCTGGCCGGGGTTGAAGCGTTATTTCGCCGTGAAGCTATTCCCTATATCAATACCAGTCGTTTATCGGTGGAAGAGATCTCGACGCGAATTTTGGAAAAATCAGGCTTGAGACGGCGTTTACTCTGA
- the ppsA gene encoding phosphoenolpyruvate synthase: MQNNTLWFNGLSMEDVDKVGGKNASLGEMVSNLAKAGVSVPNGFATTSYAFNQFLDHDGLDERIHQLLDQLNVEDVDALRKTGAQIRQWVLDAPFPTDLEQDIRDNYAELTAGKPEMSVAVRSSATAEDLPDASFAGQQETFLNVKGIDAVLEATKHVYASLFNDRAISYRVHQGFNHRGISLSAGIQCMVRSDKASSGVMFTLDTESGFDQVVFITSSWGLGEMVVQGAVNPDEFYVHKPMLEAGHHSIVKKTFGSKQIKMIYSPNPEIGKQVEIIDTDEHERNQFSLNDAEIEELAKQALIIEKHYQRPMDIEWAKDGIDGQLYIVQARPETVCSQSQQNVIERYELNNKAEVLLEGRAIGQRIGTGPVRLVDSLDQMSLVQDGDVLVTDMTDPDWEPVMKKASAIVTNRGGRTCHAAIIARELGIPAIVGCGNATEALADGGTVTVSCAEGETGYVYKGELDFEVKRSAVDELPLLPTKVMMNVGNPDRAFDFAQIPNEGVGLARLEFIINKMIGIHPKALLNFEAQSDELKAQIKQHIRGYKDPVEFYVSKLTEGIATIAAAFWPKRVIVRMSDFKSNEYANLIGGKAYEPHEENPMLGFRGASRYIAADFEPCFGLETQAIKRVRNEMGLKNVEIMIPFVRTTDEAAAVIDLLAKFDLRRGEQGLKVIMMCELPSNAVVAEEFLKHFDGFSIGSNDMTQLTLGLDRDSGDVAYLFDERNPAVKAMLKMAIEAATKAGKYVGICGQGPSDHDDLAQWLMEQGISSVSLNPDTVIDTWLKLSKVGN, translated from the coding sequence ATGCAAAACAATACCCTATGGTTCAATGGCCTATCCATGGAAGATGTTGATAAGGTCGGTGGTAAAAATGCCTCACTCGGTGAAATGGTTTCCAACCTTGCCAAAGCCGGAGTCTCCGTGCCTAACGGTTTTGCTACGACCTCTTATGCCTTTAACCAATTTCTCGATCATGACGGACTTGATGAACGAATCCATCAACTTCTTGACCAACTCAATGTTGAAGACGTTGACGCACTGCGCAAAACTGGCGCACAAATTCGTCAATGGGTACTAGATGCGCCTTTCCCCACAGATTTAGAACAAGATATTCGTGATAATTACGCCGAACTGACTGCCGGCAAGCCTGAAATGTCGGTGGCAGTTCGCTCTTCTGCCACGGCTGAAGACCTTCCTGATGCTTCTTTTGCAGGCCAACAAGAAACATTTCTTAACGTCAAAGGCATCGATGCGGTGCTCGAAGCAACCAAACATGTCTACGCTTCACTATTTAATGACCGTGCAATTTCCTACCGTGTACACCAAGGCTTTAACCACCGTGGCATCTCATTATCGGCAGGGATTCAATGCATGGTGCGCTCTGACAAAGCCTCTTCTGGCGTCATGTTTACCCTTGATACCGAGTCCGGCTTTGACCAAGTGGTCTTTATTACCTCTTCTTGGGGCTTAGGCGAAATGGTGGTGCAAGGGGCGGTCAACCCAGACGAATTCTACGTCCACAAACCAATGCTGGAAGCGGGTCACCATTCGATCGTTAAAAAGACCTTTGGCTCAAAACAGATCAAAATGATCTACTCACCAAATCCAGAGATTGGCAAACAAGTTGAAATTATTGATACCGATGAGCATGAACGTAACCAGTTTTCACTCAACGATGCCGAAATCGAAGAATTGGCCAAACAAGCGCTGATCATTGAAAAACACTATCAGCGCCCGATGGACATTGAATGGGCAAAAGATGGCATTGATGGGCAGCTATACATCGTACAAGCACGCCCAGAAACGGTATGTTCGCAAAGCCAGCAAAACGTCATCGAACGCTACGAGTTGAACAATAAAGCGGAAGTTTTGCTTGAAGGCCGCGCGATTGGTCAACGTATCGGAACAGGTCCGGTGCGTTTGGTCGACTCACTCGATCAAATGTCACTGGTGCAAGATGGTGATGTGCTCGTCACTGACATGACGGACCCAGACTGGGAACCAGTCATGAAAAAAGCCTCAGCCATTGTGACTAACCGCGGTGGCCGAACTTGTCATGCAGCCATCATCGCACGTGAACTTGGTATTCCTGCGATCGTCGGTTGTGGTAATGCAACTGAGGCACTGGCTGACGGTGGCACGGTGACCGTTTCTTGTGCTGAAGGCGAAACCGGCTATGTGTATAAAGGTGAGCTCGATTTTGAAGTAAAACGCTCTGCGGTCGATGAGCTGCCGCTCCTCCCTACCAAAGTGATGATGAACGTCGGTAACCCAGATCGCGCGTTTGATTTCGCCCAAATCCCAAACGAAGGGGTCGGTCTGGCAAGACTTGAATTTATCATCAACAAAATGATTGGCATTCACCCTAAAGCCCTGCTTAACTTCGAGGCTCAATCGGATGAACTTAAAGCCCAAATCAAGCAACATATTCGTGGCTATAAAGACCCCGTCGAGTTTTACGTCAGCAAGCTGACCGAAGGAATTGCCACTATCGCCGCCGCATTCTGGCCAAAACGTGTCATTGTGCGCATGTCTGACTTTAAATCCAATGAATATGCCAATCTGATTGGCGGTAAAGCTTACGAGCCACATGAAGAGAACCCAATGCTTGGTTTCCGTGGCGCTTCTCGCTACATTGCGGCCGACTTTGAGCCTTGTTTTGGGCTTGAAACCCAAGCCATTAAACGTGTGCGTAATGAGATGGGGCTGAAAAACGTAGAAATCATGATCCCATTTGTTCGCACCACCGATGAAGCCGCAGCAGTGATTGATCTCTTGGCAAAATTTGACCTGCGCCGTGGGGAACAGGGCCTTAAAGTGATCATGATGTGCGAATTACCATCCAATGCAGTGGTAGCCGAGGAGTTCCTCAAGCACTTTGATGGCTTCTCAATCGGCTCAAACGACATGACCCAGTTAACGCTCGGCCTAGACCGCGATTCTGGCGATGTGGCATATCTGTTTGATGAGCGCAATCCTGCGGTAAAAGCGATGTTGAAAATGGCGATCGAAGCGGCCACCAAGGCAGGTAAATACGTTGGTATTTGCGGCCAAGGCCCATCGGATCATGACGATCTCGCTCAGTGGTTAATGGAACAAGGCATCAGCTCAGTATCACTTAATCCAGACACAGTGATTGATACTTGGTTGAAACTCAGCAAAGTGGGTAACTAA
- a CDS encoding VOC family protein has product MISHIDHIVLTVADIERSVSFYQRVLCMEAVTFANGRRALKFGQQKINLQLLGQEPRNIANVGSGDVCLITNWPLADVIEHLQKEKVEIIEGPVEKSGLLVQFTGIFVDPTKSD; this is encoded by the coding sequence ATGATCAGCCATATTGACCATATCGTGCTTACTGTTGCTGATATCGAACGGTCGGTCAGCTTTTATCAGCGGGTGTTATGCATGGAAGCGGTGACGTTTGCTAATGGCCGCCGAGCGTTAAAATTTGGTCAGCAGAAGATCAATTTGCAGCTTTTGGGGCAAGAGCCGAGAAATATTGCCAATGTAGGCTCAGGCGATGTGTGCTTAATCACCAATTGGCCGCTGGCTGACGTTATTGAGCATCTACAGAAAGAAAAGGTTGAGATTATCGAAGGGCCAGTAGAAAAGTCGGGGCTGTTGGTGCAATTCACCGGTATATTTGTTGATCCGACAAAATCTGATTGA
- a CDS encoding fibronectin type III-like domain-contianing protein — protein sequence MGDDIEVAVDVRNSSAVDGYEVVQCHISQTGTSTTRPKRELKGFAKQFIAAGEETKVCFTIKADELAFYGNQ from the coding sequence GTGGGTGATGATATTGAAGTTGCTGTTGATGTACGCAATAGTTCAGCAGTCGATGGTTACGAAGTTGTTCAATGCCACATTTCGCAAACGGGCACTTCAACGACACGACCTAAGCGCGAGCTCAAAGGCTTTGCAAAACAGTTTATCGCAGCAGGTGAGGAAACTAAGGTTTGCTTTACCATTAAGGCAGATGAACTAGCGTTTTACGGGAATCAATGA
- a CDS encoding glycoside hydrolase family 3 C-terminal domain-containing protein, producing MQMPNLCLQSGTQTGNAVARTLYGINNPSGKLTMTVPRSTGQIPIYYARKELGR from the coding sequence ATGCAGATGCCCAATCTATGCTTGCAAAGTGGCACTCAAACGGGCAATGCGGTAGCTCGAACACTCTATGGTATTAATAATCCGTCAGGTAAACTGACCATGACGGTACCAAGATCAACTGGTCAAATTCCAATTTACTATGCGCGTAAAGAGTTGGGTAGATGA
- a CDS encoding glycoside hydrolase family 3 C-terminal domain-containing protein, translating into MIVHLVMRWLSVRIVLILWCCVGESHRRTGEARNIAELTLPAGQEQMIEAIGRTGKPLIIVQCTGRPVPSAAIERYADAQSMLAKWHSNGQCGSSNTLWY; encoded by the coding sequence ATGATTGTGCATTTAGTGATGAGATGGTTGAGTGTGCGCATCGTGCTGATATTGTGGTGCTGTGTTGGAGAAAGCCACCGCAGAACGGGTGAAGCAAGAAATATTGCTGAGCTTACCTTACCCGCAGGTCAAGAGCAGATGATTGAAGCGATTGGTAGAACGGGTAAACCGTTAATCATCGTGCAATGTACTGGGCGTCCAGTGCCGTCTGCTGCGATTGAGCGTTATGCAGATGCCCAATCTATGCTTGCAAAGTGGCACTCAAACGGGCAATGCGGTAGCTCGAACACTCTATGGTATTAA
- a CDS encoding glycoside hydrolase family 3 N-terminal domain-containing protein translates to MSGFNDLGGTPVTGSKALVQGWLKQQQRFSGMVVSDWGSISDLSTLASQKWHRSGG, encoded by the coding sequence ATGTCAGGTTTTAATGATCTTGGTGGCACGCCAGTGACAGGCTCTAAAGCGCTGGTTCAAGGTTGGTTAAAACAACAACAAAGATTTTCTGGCATGGTTGTTAGCGATTGGGGCTCAATTTCTGATCTGAGTACTTTGGCGTCGCAAAAATGGCACAGAAGCGGCGGTTAA
- a CDS encoding extracellular solute-binding protein, producing the protein MPRWGNWHILINSKVIKNWLSVLIRYLCAKFCRSYYIPWNVTTQLMIYNKELFREAGLDPNNRLKLGMSFVAANKINQLPPRADGSPVYGTVLWNDVLSTGAGIGDACSVVLQLQRW; encoded by the coding sequence ATGCCAAGATGGGGAAATTGGCATATTTTGATCAATTCGAAGGTTATCAAGAATTGGTTGAGCGTATTGATCCGGTATTTATGCGCAAAATTTTGTCGCAGCTACTACATTCCATGGAATGTGACCACCCAGCTAATGATTTACAACAAAGAGCTATTTCGTGAAGCGGGATTAGACCCGAACAACCGCCTAAAACTTGGGATGAGTTTTGTTGCGGCGAATAAAATAAACCAACTGCCGCCAAGAGCCGATGGCAGCCCAGTCTATGGGACAGTGCTATGGAATGACGTCCTATCGACGGGAGCTGGTATTGGGGATGCTTGCTCAGTTGTATTACAACTTCAACGGTGGTGA
- a CDS encoding substrate-binding domain-containing protein: protein MTHTMLKNALMDTSLHLGTKIAVNDDLLVESDFTEKSVRTNARTARKGKQPKAVLQRTMKWLYMRAAKEHGINIPEDMKLVGFDDIHMAELMIPRLTTISHQKTGMGELAAQTLIDALNGEKTWKNYASTN, encoded by the coding sequence ATGACTCATACGATGCTCAAAAACGCCTTGATGGATACATCTCTGCACTTGGGTACTAAAATTGCTGTAAATGATGACTTGCTGGTTGAGAGTGACTTCACTGAGAAATCAGTACGCACAAATGCTAGAACTGCTCGAAAAGGCAAACAGCCGAAAGCGGTTTTGCAGCGAACGATGAAATGGCTATATATGCGTGCTGCAAAAGAGCACGGTATCAATATCCCCGAAGATATGAAGCTAGTCGGTTTTGACGATATACATATGGCTGAATTGATGATTCCTAGGTTAACGACCATCTCCCATCAGAAAACAGGTATGGGTGAGTTAGCTGCACAAACATTGATTGATGCACTTAACGGTGAAAAGACCTGGAAGAATTACGCATCCACCAACTAA
- a CDS encoding LacI family DNA-binding transcriptional regulator, translated as MNGSTRISEATRKHVLSVAAEMNYVANSNAKQLKQKKSNAIGLFFNSWFGPIYSELVKGIEQVCHQHGYDLVACSMYGNENSTAHKYILRQSR; from the coding sequence ATGAACGGAAGCACTCGTATCAGTGAAGCTACACGCAAGCACGTGCTTAGCGTTGCCGCAGAAATGAATTACGTAGCAAATAGCAATGCAAAACAACTCAAGCAGAAAAAGAGCAATGCTATCGGTCTATTCTTCAACTCATGGTTTGGCCCTATCTACAGTGAATTAGTGAAAGGTATTGAACAAGTATGTCATCAACATGGATATGACCTAGTGGCATGCAGTATGTACGGCAATGAAAATTCGACTGCGCATAAATACATTCTGAGACAGAGTCGTTGA
- a CDS encoding putative glycoside hydrolase, which translates to MGKVSLTSSYTASYKGSTQTIKIPLSCFTEAGMDFNDAISPFTFVSNNNLNFDLGNIRIVTNSINQQDVLECDNTSTLLKLMTLVMPSKQAKYLW; encoded by the coding sequence ATAGGTAAAGTATCGCTTACCAGTAGTTACACAGCTAGTTATAAAGGATCGACACAAACAATTAAGATCCCTCTATCCTGTTTTACTGAAGCGGGAATGGACTTTAATGATGCTATATCACCGTTTACTTTCGTATCTAACAACAACCTCAATTTTGATCTTGGCAACATCCGCATCGTGACGAACTCAATAAATCAGCAAGATGTGTTGGAGTGTGACAACACAAGTACTTTACTCAAGCTGATGACCCTAGTGATGCCTTCAAAGCAAGCAAAGTATTTGTGGTAG
- a CDS encoding bifunctional helix-turn-helix transcriptional regulator/GNAT family N-acetyltransferase — MSPIEQIRSELRYLVRELGLLDKNCLNSGLSLTQVHLLTYLRKNGLTPFTELSNQLNVEKGSLSRAINTLVEMKFVDVVCNPNDKRQKSYVLTMCGVNRLASADNSANNELSELLGLMTCEESETVIQGLRALRLSAFRKNATHNKARVQIEQLRPEYKIEVDDLILDTFTGEQNIPSNLVPLNVDIPQQWWVARSGEYVVGAVACWQENEEWHWGRFAVDSRFRGLGIGKALALHSLEYLFHNTDEIMTDARDATIHILTDLGGEIIGDRVDFYGMPVTPMRILKQQFQSMGELKAVLGYKVLAC, encoded by the coding sequence ATGTCGCCTATTGAACAAATCCGTAGTGAGCTGAGATATCTAGTGAGGGAGCTCGGTTTATTAGATAAAAATTGCTTAAATTCAGGGCTCTCACTCACCCAAGTTCATCTACTGACTTATTTACGTAAAAATGGCTTAACGCCATTTACGGAGCTGTCTAACCAGCTCAATGTTGAAAAAGGATCGCTAAGTCGAGCCATTAACACGTTAGTCGAAATGAAGTTCGTTGACGTAGTTTGTAACCCCAATGACAAGCGGCAGAAAAGCTATGTGCTCACTATGTGCGGAGTAAATCGATTAGCGAGTGCTGACAACTCAGCAAATAATGAGCTTTCTGAGTTGCTTGGGTTGATGACCTGTGAAGAGTCGGAGACAGTGATTCAGGGGCTAAGAGCATTGAGATTAAGTGCATTTCGCAAAAACGCCACGCACAACAAAGCCAGAGTCCAAATTGAGCAACTAAGACCAGAGTATAAAATTGAGGTTGATGATTTAATATTGGATACATTCACGGGGGAACAGAATATACCTAGCAATCTCGTTCCACTCAATGTCGATATTCCACAACAATGGTGGGTAGCTCGTTCTGGTGAATACGTTGTCGGTGCAGTTGCGTGCTGGCAAGAAAATGAAGAATGGCATTGGGGGCGGTTTGCAGTCGATAGTCGTTTTAGAGGATTAGGTATTGGTAAGGCTTTGGCTCTTCATTCCCTCGAGTATTTGTTCCACAACACCGATGAAATCATGACGGATGCGCGAGATGCAACCATTCATATTCTTACAGACTTAGGTGGCGAGATTATTGGTGATAGAGTGGATTTCTATGGTATGCCAGTAACACCAATGCGTATTCTCAAACAACAATTTCAATCTATGGGTGAACTTAAGGCGGTGTTGGGTTATAAAGTTTTGGCTTGCTAA
- a CDS encoding LysR family transcriptional regulator, with translation MDFSSRLLLLLDVVELGSFIKVAEQKNVDRSVISKQISRLEDELGVRLLNRTTRSLSLTAAGNEMINQAKSLRMLLSDTQRLAQNYHAEPCGLLRITSSTMFGRQYVQDAISLFQQQYPDVEFELRLEDRMVDMVKEGFDIGFRIGKPKNSTLISRKLARSRLLIVASPAFLKKHGEVNSLEKLESLPASIYAAPGLLFDKFGYQDNQGKQQYFQLNVAYKVNDVEMLARSAAGGNTLAVITAQMVQDEIKQGKLIPIMTDVNIDDFGTFYAVYPHRDAPIKTKLFIDTLKAVIGEETPIWEKNIPNFGRMYGG, from the coding sequence ATGGATTTTTCTAGTCGTTTATTACTGTTACTTGATGTGGTTGAGCTGGGGTCATTCATTAAAGTAGCAGAACAAAAAAATGTTGACCGTTCCGTCATATCAAAACAGATCAGCCGTTTAGAGGATGAGTTGGGCGTACGTTTGCTCAATCGCACTACACGTTCATTGTCTTTGACTGCGGCAGGTAATGAGATGATCAACCAAGCCAAATCATTGCGAATGCTGTTAAGTGATACTCAACGCTTAGCCCAAAACTATCATGCTGAACCTTGTGGGTTGCTGCGCATTACAAGCTCAACCATGTTTGGTCGTCAGTATGTACAAGATGCGATTTCACTTTTTCAGCAACAGTACCCTGATGTGGAATTCGAACTGCGTCTGGAAGATCGAATGGTCGATATGGTCAAGGAAGGATTTGATATTGGCTTTCGCATTGGCAAGCCTAAAAACTCGACTCTGATCAGCCGCAAGCTCGCACGTAGTCGATTATTGATTGTTGCTTCTCCAGCGTTTCTAAAAAAACATGGTGAGGTGAACTCACTGGAAAAACTCGAGTCGCTACCTGCCAGTATCTATGCCGCCCCTGGTTTGTTGTTTGATAAGTTTGGTTATCAAGATAATCAAGGCAAACAGCAGTATTTCCAACTTAACGTTGCGTACAAAGTTAATGATGTGGAGATGTTGGCTAGGAGTGCGGCTGGTGGTAATACGCTTGCCGTGATTACTGCACAAATGGTGCAAGACGAAATTAAGCAAGGCAAACTGATCCCGATTATGACCGATGTAAACATCGATGACTTTGGTACTTTTTATGCCGTGTATCCTCATCGTGATGCCCCGATCAAAACTAAGTTGTTTATTGATACATTGAAGGCGGTGATTGGCGAGGAAACACCGATTTGGGAGAAGAACATTCCCAACTTCGGTCGAATGTATGGTGGGTGA